Proteins from a single region of Leuconostoc gasicomitatum LMG 18811:
- a CDS encoding PTS cellobiose transporter subunit IIB — translation MKKALIICAAGMSSSMMAKKTTDYFKEQHKDIEMDAITATEGEDAIRAGEFDLYLISPQTSMYLDGFQKIGQEVGKPVVSIPFNAYIPIPMGIEKMAKLVEESI, via the coding sequence ATGAAAAAAGCATTGATTATTTGCGCCGCAGGTATGTCATCATCAATGATGGCAAAAAAAACAACTGATTATTTTAAAGAACAGCATAAAGACATCGAAATGGATGCTATTACTGCTACAGAGGGAGAAGATGCTATTCGTGCAGGCGAGTTTGATTTATATCTAATTAGCCCCCAGACAAGTATGTATCTTGACGGCTTTCAAAAAATAGGGCAAGAAGTCGGGAAACCAGTCGTTTCGATTCCGTTTAATGCTTATATTCCTATTCCAATGGGTATCGAAAAAATGGCCAAATTGGTCGAGGAAAGTATTTAA
- a CDS encoding PTS cellobiose transporter subunit IIA: MNSEEIQVIAFEIILHSGNSRTNVHEAFSAMRLKNFKLSEQKLQDANTELLLAHKSQTKLLQTYAAGTKIDMEIILVHAQDHLMTTMTLREMAIEMQHLYKEVKQIEGSSQSTTRESPVER, translated from the coding sequence ATGAATTCTGAAGAAATTCAAGTGATCGCGTTTGAAATTATTTTACATAGTGGTAATTCCCGTACAAATGTTCATGAAGCATTTTCAGCAATGCGTCTTAAAAACTTCAAGTTATCTGAACAAAAATTGCAAGATGCTAATACCGAACTGCTATTGGCGCATAAATCACAAACAAAATTACTTCAAACCTATGCGGCAGGAACCAAAATTGATATGGAAATTATTTTGGTTCATGCGCAAGATCATTTGATGACAACAATGACTTTGAGAGAAATGGCCATTGAAATGCAACATTTATACAAGGAGGTGAAGCAAATTGAAGGCAGCAGTCAATCAACGACGAGAGAGAGCCCAGTCGAAAGATAA
- the hisJ gene encoding histidinol-phosphatase HisJ — MIKKDGHTHTQFSHHGSHEPLDDYIERAISLGFTEYVVTEHAPLPTMFLEHFTGPSEARHGSAMLITELAAYQKEVNRVQLKYADQIDIKSGFELDYLENYETELRQFILMQADWLDEVVVSVHFLPNHDKLVAPIDFDPETLAKYFPDIHSLPQTVFKNYFNTVQKSVRFAATLPNDIVIRIGHMTLIRKYQKYFNLPKFDVDNQLRIDDLLMQIKNDHFQLDYNAAGLMKPYNGETYPTLDIVQKANDLGIELVYGSDAHEVSAVGQFYNMTVSDTLKNEK, encoded by the coding sequence ATGATAAAAAAAGATGGTCATACACATACACAATTCTCACATCATGGATCTCATGAACCATTAGATGATTATATTGAGCGGGCAATTTCATTAGGATTCACAGAATACGTGGTAACCGAGCACGCACCATTACCCACAATGTTTTTAGAGCATTTCACAGGGCCAAGTGAGGCACGTCACGGTTCGGCAATGTTGATCACCGAATTAGCAGCGTACCAAAAAGAAGTTAACCGTGTTCAGTTAAAATATGCTGATCAAATTGACATCAAAAGTGGTTTTGAACTCGACTATTTAGAAAACTATGAGACAGAATTACGACAATTTATACTCATGCAAGCAGACTGGCTAGATGAAGTAGTTGTATCAGTTCATTTTTTGCCAAACCATGATAAGTTAGTTGCACCAATTGATTTTGATCCAGAGACGTTAGCAAAGTACTTTCCTGATATTCATAGTTTGCCACAAACTGTATTTAAAAACTATTTTAATACAGTGCAAAAAAGTGTACGTTTTGCGGCAACTTTACCAAATGACATTGTCATTAGAATTGGACATATGACGTTAATTCGAAAGTACCAAAAATATTTTAATCTGCCAAAATTTGATGTTGATAATCAATTGCGAATTGATGATCTGTTAATGCAAATTAAAAATGATCATTTTCAACTTGACTATAATGCGGCTGGACTTATGAAACCTTATAATGGTGAAACTTATCCAACCCTTGATATTGTTCAAAAAGCAAATGATCTAGGGATTGAATTAGTTTATGGTTCTGATGCACACGAGGTGAGTGCTGTTGGCCAATTCTATAATATGACTGTATCTGATACTTTAAAAAACGAAAAATAA
- a CDS encoding BglG family transcription antiterminator has protein sequence MMKESDLLRYLLENQERFVTSEELAGILSLSPRTIRNYIKVLKTKLVLHGAVLESKPSFGYCLHISHPVTFDLFLNKNYQLSQWHENNTEEIDIADRQKYILNKLVIESKKMLIEDLAQRLFVTRSTLSKDLSIIRKKLMPYALTIENKPHSGIFVTGLERNRRHFILDYFFTHNDNSFQHYMENKSFFKKISFDQITIIVLDECRESGIYLTDFTIQNIVLYIALSVQRMAGGFELQPVDFDDSLETRQVYTVAENIIHRLENSYHLKVPKSEVAYLTIQLLAKGKNINVTNDEALHEDLDFVLQQIEEATGCPISQDYDLKKNLIAHLKPMIVRLEQGLQLKNPLLQEIKANYSHYFSDVKRYVHLSRYLSKFDINDDEIAYLALHLMAAAEKYRDLNKPKVLLICATGYGSAQLLNNRLEKEFGKQLNIIGIKGYYEIDDAALNGVDIIISTIDLSTQVFKIPVVQVSVFLTENDIKKLGHFLNNLNDNSRQLSSVTTKDVTNSQSTNYFDQFTDVSRFKIWRVPTDREDVLNQLSDMLLTDEPAEFKQELLDQIDQRELLSAITFNDVIAVPHPARAMSKVPKIAIGVIPAGLKWSHSYPNIKLVFLLSPSYLNNQGLMAITQTIVHLVDNTTQQADLVVTKNFSDFRQKFILFMKGGKSK, from the coding sequence ATGATGAAGGAAAGCGATTTACTACGCTACTTATTAGAGAACCAAGAACGTTTTGTTACCAGTGAGGAATTGGCTGGTATTTTGTCATTATCGCCAAGGACTATTCGAAACTACATTAAAGTGCTAAAAACAAAATTAGTTTTACATGGTGCTGTATTAGAATCAAAGCCTAGTTTTGGTTATTGTTTGCATATTTCTCATCCAGTGACATTTGATTTATTTTTGAATAAAAATTATCAATTATCGCAGTGGCATGAAAATAATACGGAAGAAATTGATATTGCCGATCGACAAAAATATATTCTCAATAAATTAGTTATTGAGAGTAAAAAAATGTTAATAGAAGATTTAGCACAAAGATTGTTTGTTACACGATCAACGTTGTCAAAAGATTTGTCAATTATCCGCAAAAAATTGATGCCATATGCATTAACCATTGAAAACAAGCCACATAGTGGCATCTTTGTGACAGGCTTGGAGCGCAATCGACGTCATTTCATTTTAGATTATTTTTTTACTCATAATGATAATTCTTTTCAACATTATATGGAAAATAAATCATTTTTTAAGAAAATAAGCTTTGATCAAATTACAATTATTGTGCTTGATGAATGTCGTGAATCAGGGATTTATTTGACGGATTTCACAATTCAAAATATTGTGTTATATATTGCGCTGAGTGTGCAACGTATGGCCGGTGGATTTGAATTACAACCAGTTGATTTTGATGATAGTTTGGAAACACGCCAAGTATATACTGTGGCAGAAAATATTATTCATCGTTTGGAAAATAGTTACCACCTGAAGGTGCCCAAAAGTGAAGTAGCCTATTTAACAATTCAATTGTTAGCTAAAGGAAAAAACATTAATGTTACAAACGATGAAGCTTTACATGAAGATTTAGATTTTGTACTACAACAAATTGAAGAGGCAACTGGTTGCCCAATATCTCAGGATTATGATCTTAAAAAGAATTTAATTGCACACTTGAAACCCATGATTGTTAGACTTGAACAGGGGTTGCAACTCAAAAATCCGTTGCTACAAGAAATAAAAGCAAATTATTCTCATTACTTCTCAGATGTTAAACGATATGTGCATTTGTCGCGCTATTTATCTAAATTTGATATCAATGATGATGAAATCGCGTATCTTGCATTGCATCTTATGGCTGCAGCTGAAAAATACCGAGATTTGAATAAACCTAAAGTTTTACTGATATGCGCGACTGGTTATGGGTCAGCACAATTGTTAAATAACCGTCTTGAAAAAGAGTTTGGGAAACAATTAAATATTATTGGTATTAAGGGATATTATGAGATTGATGATGCGGCATTAAATGGTGTTGATATTATTATTAGCACAATTGATTTATCAACACAGGTTTTTAAAATACCCGTTGTTCAAGTGAGTGTTTTCTTGACAGAAAACGATATTAAAAAGTTAGGACATTTTTTAAATAATTTAAATGATAATTCGCGTCAATTGAGCAGTGTAACGACTAAGGATGTGACTAACAGTCAGTCAACAAATTATTTCGATCAATTTACGGATGTCTCACGTTTTAAAATTTGGCGAGTACCCACTGATCGAGAAGATGTTTTAAATCAATTAAGTGATATGCTTTTGACAGATGAGCCAGCAGAATTTAAACAAGAACTACTAGATCAAATTGATCAACGTGAATTACTCAGCGCTATAACATTTAATGATGTGATTGCAGTACCTCATCCAGCAAGAGCAATGAGCAAAGTACCTAAAATTGCCATCGGCGTTATCCCAGCAGGTTTAAAATGGTCACATTCATATCCAAATATTAAACTGGTTTTTCTTTTATCGCCATCCTATTTAAACAATCAGGGGTTAATGGCAATAACGCAAACTATCGTACATTTAGTAGACAATACAACACAACAAGCAGATTTAGTGGTAACTAAAAATTTTTCTGATTTTCGACAAAAATTTATACTGTTTATGAAGGGCGGTAAAAGTAAATGA
- a CDS encoding 6-phospho-beta-glucosidase, translated as MSNSLSKEFLWGGAVAAHQLEGGWQEGGKGISVADVMTVGKPGQERAITNGVLPDEYYPNHDAIDFYHRYKGDIALLKEMGFKCFRTSIAWTRIYPTGEESEPNEAGLKFYDDLFDELLKNDIEPIITLSHFELPYNLVTKYGGFRNRKLIDLFVKFAATCFTRYQNKVKYWMTFNEINNQANYDSDFLVFTNSGLRFKPGENREEGMYQSAHNELVASARVVKLGHEINPDFQIGCMIAMGPVYPATMNPDDVLAAQKAMEKNYFFADVHVNGFYPEFLKKYWARKGFDINITPQDEADLKAGTVDYIGFSYYMSHAVKKNSETPFDDMTPQNSQVKNTYLEASDWGWQIDPKGLRYALNWFTDKYHLPLFIVENGFGAYDKVEADGKIHDSYRIDYLREHIRQMILAVVEDGVDLIGYTPWGCIDLVSAGTGEMDKRYGFIYVDKNNKNEGTLKRSKKDSFYWFKDVIASNGENLK; from the coding sequence ATGAGTAACAGTTTATCAAAAGAATTTCTTTGGGGTGGTGCGGTTGCCGCTCATCAATTAGAAGGCGGTTGGCAAGAGGGCGGCAAGGGTATTAGTGTCGCGGATGTTATGACTGTGGGTAAGCCAGGACAAGAACGTGCCATTACAAATGGTGTTTTGCCAGATGAATATTATCCTAATCATGATGCAATTGACTTTTACCATCGTTACAAAGGAGATATTGCTTTATTGAAGGAAATGGGATTTAAATGTTTTAGAACATCAATTGCTTGGACTAGAATATATCCCACTGGAGAAGAGAGTGAACCAAATGAAGCAGGACTGAAGTTCTATGACGATTTATTTGATGAACTGCTAAAAAATGATATTGAACCAATTATTACGCTCTCACATTTTGAGTTACCCTATAATCTCGTGACTAAGTATGGTGGTTTTCGAAATCGCAAACTAATTGATTTATTTGTTAAATTTGCTGCGACATGTTTTACACGCTATCAAAACAAAGTCAAATATTGGATGACATTTAATGAAATCAATAATCAGGCAAATTATGATAGTGATTTCTTGGTATTTACTAATTCTGGTCTTCGCTTTAAACCCGGTGAAAATAGAGAGGAAGGTATGTATCAGTCAGCTCATAATGAATTAGTCGCAAGTGCTCGCGTTGTTAAGTTAGGGCATGAAATCAACCCTGATTTTCAAATTGGCTGCATGATTGCTATGGGACCTGTTTATCCAGCAACTATGAATCCAGATGATGTTTTGGCTGCTCAAAAAGCAATGGAAAAAAATTATTTCTTTGCTGATGTTCATGTTAATGGCTTTTATCCAGAGTTCTTGAAAAAATACTGGGCACGCAAGGGATTTGATATTAATATCACACCGCAAGACGAAGCAGATTTGAAGGCTGGAACGGTTGATTACATTGGATTTAGTTATTATATGTCACATGCTGTTAAGAAAAACAGTGAGACGCCTTTTGATGATATGACACCTCAAAATAGTCAAGTGAAAAACACCTATTTGGAGGCTAGCGATTGGGGATGGCAAATTGATCCTAAAGGTTTACGCTATGCATTAAATTGGTTTACTGATAAATATCATTTACCTTTATTCATTGTTGAAAATGGTTTTGGTGCATATGATAAAGTTGAGGCAGATGGTAAGATACACGATTCATATCGTATTGATTATTTGCGCGAACATATTCGTCAAATGATACTTGCTGTTGTAGAAGATGGTGTGGATTTGATTGGTTACACACCGTGGGGGTGCATTGACTTGGTGTCAGCAGGTACTGGGGAAATGGATAAACGCTATGGCTTTATCTATGTGGATAAAAACAATAAAAATGAAGGCACTTTAAAGCGTAGCAAGAAAGACTCATTTTATTGGTTTAAAGATGTCATTGCGTCAAACGGTGAAAACTTGAAATAG
- a CDS encoding NADPH-dependent FMN reductase, translated as MTKYGVLVGSIRKNSYSQGVAEALVAGLPDDAEVTYINISELPLYSQDYDAQSPESYDVFRSEIAKQDAFIFVTPEHNRSISAALKNALDVGSRPWGESVWTGKPALVASQSISGISGVLAHHVLRQSLVFLDMPTMQQPELYIGNVQSLADDSGHITNPDTKAFLGDAAQKFVSFANKFE; from the coding sequence ATGACAAAATATGGTGTTCTAGTAGGTTCTATTAGAAAGAATTCGTATTCACAAGGTGTAGCAGAAGCACTAGTTGCTGGTTTACCGGATGATGCCGAGGTAACATACATCAATATTAGTGAGTTACCATTGTATAGTCAGGACTATGATGCACAGTCACCTGAATCTTATGATGTCTTTCGCTCAGAGATTGCTAAACAAGACGCATTTATTTTCGTAACACCAGAACATAATCGTAGTATTTCAGCTGCTTTGAAAAATGCATTAGATGTTGGTTCACGTCCTTGGGGTGAAAGTGTTTGGACTGGAAAACCAGCATTAGTGGCATCACAATCAATATCAGGTATATCTGGTGTGCTAGCACACCATGTGTTACGACAATCATTAGTATTTTTAGATATGCCAACAATGCAACAACCTGAATTGTATATTGGAAACGTTCAGTCTCTTGCAGATGACTCAGGTCATATAACAAATCCTGATACAAAAGCATTTCTTGGTGATGCCGCCCAGAAGTTTGTATCATTTGCAAATAAGTTTGAATAA
- the hisB gene encoding imidazoleglycerol-phosphate dehydratase HisB gives MSRIANITRNTFETQIKLMLAIDEQTLISVNTGIGYLDHMLTLFAKHGRFGLQVTVNGDLNVDSHHTTEDIGIALGEAFTQALGDKSGIERYGAQLIPMDETLSRAVVDLSGRAYLVFQAELTAPLLGSFETEVVEDFWQGFADQARANVHIEVLYGRNTHHKIESIFKAMGRAMRQAVTINPEIKGINSTKGVI, from the coding sequence ATGTCAAGAATAGCAAACATCACCAGAAATACATTTGAGACACAAATCAAATTAATGTTAGCAATCGATGAGCAAACATTAATTTCAGTGAATACGGGCATTGGGTATCTTGACCATATGCTCACACTATTTGCCAAGCATGGCCGTTTTGGTTTGCAAGTAACAGTTAATGGTGACTTAAATGTTGATTCACATCATACAACTGAAGATATTGGTATTGCATTAGGTGAGGCGTTTACGCAAGCACTGGGTGATAAATCAGGTATTGAGCGCTACGGTGCACAATTGATACCGATGGATGAGACCTTGTCACGTGCGGTAGTCGATTTATCTGGACGTGCCTACTTAGTTTTTCAAGCAGAACTGACAGCACCATTGTTAGGATCATTTGAAACAGAAGTGGTTGAAGATTTTTGGCAAGGATTTGCAGACCAAGCACGTGCCAATGTGCATATTGAAGTGCTTTATGGTCGTAATACACACCACAAAATTGAGAGTATTTTCAAAGCAATGGGGCGTGCAATGCGCCAAGCAGTGACGATTAATCCTGAAATTAAAGGGATTAATTCAACCAAAGGGGTGATTTAA
- the hisG gene encoding ATP phosphoribosyltransferase — MGEKILAAGSHDEFGEALVQKQQITHLISKTLNKKAFVAINTPLIERESVFEQYQHDNVFHLRDQMGENLVLRPDLTLPVARFLASKSQQARVQKFYYIGDVFRRTDYLSGEYNQETQAGIELIGDSSFKAEIQALDIMLDFAQQFEIADVQVVISDTRLIDRVLGTLDISSKQQKLLKQAIESKNMTAFEKVRMTIKDFPAHLTRWPLAFGEDGETVMWQLQDLPEVNDLVDRWLKLATFIHEHYPDVAVTVDLAAASPQPYYTGTIIRGFVPSLGRYLFSGGRYDRLLESFQTESLPAVGMGFNIDTIMAEWQREVADHNPEEPIVVVLAKGRVEKDTRPLLKSAGIDTTPLENQDRKLVFDSPDGIYRFILVKPDDVIKYLDRGIGDVGIVGSDTIAEQIQNHYDVLNLQTGQAAFVLAAPQNFMINGIQRKRIATKYPKTASRYFSQHGEDVELVKLSGSVELGPLTGLSDAIIDITQTGDTLRENNLVIYDTVGEVATHLLVRPGALLQFQSKLKQVIENLITLLNQTK; from the coding sequence ATGGGCGAAAAAATCTTAGCAGCAGGATCACATGATGAATTTGGTGAAGCTTTGGTGCAAAAACAGCAAATAACGCATTTGATCAGCAAAACATTAAATAAAAAAGCGTTTGTGGCCATTAATACACCATTGATTGAACGAGAAAGTGTTTTTGAACAATATCAACATGATAATGTGTTTCATCTGCGTGATCAAATGGGTGAAAATTTAGTGTTACGACCAGACCTAACTTTGCCTGTTGCACGATTTTTGGCATCTAAATCACAACAAGCACGTGTTCAAAAATTTTACTATATTGGTGATGTCTTTCGACGTACTGATTATCTATCTGGAGAATACAATCAGGAGACACAGGCCGGCATTGAATTAATTGGCGATAGCAGTTTTAAGGCTGAAATACAGGCATTGGATATTATGTTAGATTTTGCGCAGCAATTTGAAATTGCGGATGTTCAAGTTGTAATTAGCGATACAAGATTAATTGATCGTGTCTTAGGCACGCTTGATATATCAAGTAAACAGCAAAAATTACTTAAACAAGCGATTGAAAGTAAAAATATGACAGCTTTTGAGAAAGTTCGAATGACAATAAAAGATTTTCCGGCACACTTAACTAGATGGCCTTTGGCATTTGGTGAAGATGGTGAAACTGTGATGTGGCAGTTACAAGATTTGCCGGAAGTAAATGATCTTGTTGATCGTTGGTTGAAATTAGCAACGTTCATTCATGAACATTATCCTGATGTCGCTGTTACTGTTGATCTTGCAGCGGCATCCCCACAACCTTATTATACAGGTACAATTATACGTGGTTTTGTACCAAGTCTGGGACGTTATCTTTTTAGTGGTGGTCGTTATGATCGCTTATTAGAAAGTTTTCAAACAGAAAGCTTACCGGCAGTGGGGATGGGTTTCAATATTGATACAATTATGGCTGAATGGCAACGCGAGGTGGCAGATCATAACCCTGAGGAACCAATTGTTGTTGTACTGGCCAAAGGACGTGTTGAAAAAGATACGCGCCCGTTATTAAAATCAGCTGGTATTGATACAACACCTTTAGAAAATCAAGATCGAAAGTTAGTATTTGATAGTCCAGATGGTATTTATCGCTTTATTTTGGTAAAACCTGATGACGTGATTAAGTACCTAGATCGTGGCATTGGCGATGTTGGTATTGTCGGTTCAGATACGATTGCTGAACAAATTCAAAATCACTATGATGTTTTGAACCTACAAACGGGGCAAGCGGCATTTGTACTAGCAGCCCCTCAAAATTTTATGATTAATGGGATACAACGTAAACGTATTGCAACTAAATACCCTAAAACGGCTAGTCGTTATTTTTCTCAACATGGAGAAGACGTTGAATTAGTTAAATTGTCAGGTTCGGTCGAGTTAGGGCCGTTAACTGGTTTGTCAGATGCGATTATTGATATTACACAAACTGGTGATACTTTACGTGAAAATAATCTTGTTATTTATGACACAGTTGGTGAAGTGGCAACACACTTACTTGTCCGACCAGGTGCCTTATTGCAATTTCAATCAAAATTAAAACAAGTGATTGAAAACTTAATCACGTTACTAAATCAGACAAAGTGA
- the hisD gene encoding histidinol dehydrogenase, which produces MQIIKNESIDQIKSRIRQQTSKTSDPLVESRVINIIKNVREKGDIALKAYAKEFDHVSLDELKVSAEQIDLAVKNVDPAVIKALEKAAVNIRSFHQLELQQSFEESPRSGVTRGTKVTPLSAVGIYVPGGTAAYPSSVLMNALPAKIAGVETIIMVTPPQKNGLNDAVLAAARIAGIDSIYQVGGAQAIAALAYGTESIPQVDKITGPGNAYVATAKRAVFGQVAIDMIAGPSEIGILADESARAKDVAADLLSQAEHDINARAILITNSEKLAQAVFDEVNVQLNTLPRAAIAREAIDNNGFIYLVDTIDNMIDLMNAVAPEHLEIQLENAYDYINKIQNAGSVFLGKYASEPLGDYLAGPNHILPTGGTARFSSALGVWDFQKRIQYLYYSKDALLDDVNDVTVLAREEGLEGHARAIEIRQS; this is translated from the coding sequence ATGCAAATTATTAAAAATGAGTCAATTGATCAAATCAAATCACGTATACGTCAGCAAACATCAAAAACAAGTGATCCACTGGTTGAATCACGAGTGATAAACATTATTAAAAACGTACGTGAAAAAGGAGATATTGCTTTAAAAGCATATGCCAAAGAATTTGATCATGTTTCGCTGGATGAATTGAAAGTAAGCGCAGAACAAATTGATTTAGCAGTTAAAAATGTTGATCCTGCGGTCATAAAGGCATTAGAAAAAGCAGCCGTAAATATTCGCTCATTTCATCAATTAGAATTGCAACAGTCTTTTGAAGAGTCACCACGTTCTGGTGTGACAAGGGGCACAAAAGTCACGCCATTGTCGGCAGTAGGAATTTATGTGCCAGGAGGAACAGCAGCCTATCCATCATCTGTTTTGATGAATGCATTACCAGCAAAAATTGCCGGTGTTGAAACCATTATTATGGTGACACCACCACAAAAAAATGGTTTAAATGACGCTGTATTAGCTGCAGCACGAATTGCTGGTATTGATAGTATTTACCAAGTCGGTGGGGCACAAGCAATTGCAGCGTTAGCTTACGGGACTGAATCAATACCACAGGTAGATAAAATCACAGGACCAGGAAATGCTTACGTCGCGACTGCTAAGCGTGCAGTCTTTGGACAAGTGGCGATTGATATGATTGCTGGCCCATCAGAAATTGGTATTTTGGCTGACGAATCAGCACGAGCTAAAGATGTAGCTGCTGATTTGTTGTCACAGGCTGAACACGATATCAATGCGCGCGCCATTTTAATTACGAACTCAGAAAAGTTAGCCCAGGCAGTTTTTGACGAAGTGAATGTACAGCTAAATACCTTGCCAAGGGCAGCTATTGCTCGAGAGGCGATTGATAATAATGGCTTTATTTACTTGGTTGATACAATTGATAATATGATTGATTTAATGAATGCAGTTGCACCAGAACATTTGGAAATTCAGCTTGAAAATGCATATGATTACATCAATAAAATACAAAATGCAGGTTCAGTATTTTTAGGTAAATACGCTTCTGAGCCATTAGGCGATTATCTAGCTGGACCAAATCATATTTTGCCAACTGGTGGAACAGCGCGATTTAGTTCAGCATTGGGTGTCTGGGATTTTCAAAAACGTATTCAATATTTGTACTATTCAAAAGATGCATTATTAGATGACGTTAATGATGTCACAGTGTTAGCACGTGAAGAAGGTCTGGAAGGACACGCGCGCGCAATTGAAATTCGTCAGTCATAA
- the celB gene encoding PTS cellobiose transporter subunit IIC, with protein MENGRLFNILQKVLLKPMTKIAQYRIVRAIMAAGMASIPFTIVGSMILVLNILPTVFPFLTDFFNATFFKFSDLYMIANTATMGILAMYFSLAIGFELTRIIQAEDKLKVAPLNGAFLSLFAFFMCLPELVMKGGKIVLVNSITANEKVINGFRMTSTIDRIGTSGIFTAIIMAILAVWLYTFCVKHNWTIKMPDAVPEGVSRSFTALIPTFVIALVVLAINGGLVLLGTDIFKMIAIPFSFVTSMTSTWLGVMVIEFLIHALWIVGIHGANIISAFITPIFLANMVANSHGANIPFAGEFNNSFAILGGSGATLGLCIFIALLARSEQLKVLGRASIVPSLFNINEPLIFGLPIVYNPYLAIPFFLAPMVTASVAYAAINFHFIRPIVIQAPWPSPAGIGAFISTVDWRASVLAILCVIIAFLIYLPFIKIYDTKLYHDEQGIPTKS; from the coding sequence ATGGAAAATGGACGTTTATTTAATATCTTACAAAAAGTGTTACTAAAGCCAATGACCAAAATAGCGCAATACAGAATTGTTCGCGCAATTATGGCAGCAGGAATGGCTTCTATTCCATTTACAATTGTTGGATCAATGATACTAGTTTTGAATATATTGCCTACTGTATTTCCTTTTCTAACTGATTTTTTCAATGCCACATTCTTTAAATTTAGTGATCTTTATATGATTGCTAACACAGCAACTATGGGTATTTTGGCGATGTACTTTAGTTTAGCCATTGGATTTGAATTAACCCGTATTATTCAAGCAGAAGATAAATTGAAAGTTGCACCGTTAAATGGCGCATTCTTGTCATTATTTGCTTTCTTCATGTGTTTGCCTGAATTAGTAATGAAGGGCGGTAAAATTGTCCTAGTGAATTCTATTACTGCTAATGAAAAAGTTATCAATGGATTTAGAATGACTAGCACTATTGATAGAATTGGTACTAGTGGCATTTTCACGGCTATTATTATGGCAATTTTGGCAGTGTGGTTATATACTTTCTGTGTTAAGCACAATTGGACAATCAAAATGCCTGATGCTGTACCTGAAGGGGTATCTCGATCTTTTACTGCTTTAATTCCAACGTTTGTGATTGCCCTTGTTGTACTAGCTATCAATGGGGGATTGGTACTCCTTGGAACTGACATTTTTAAAATGATTGCCATTCCATTTAGTTTCGTTACAAGCATGACTAGTACTTGGTTAGGTGTTATGGTTATTGAATTCCTAATTCATGCACTCTGGATTGTGGGTATACATGGTGCGAACATTATTTCTGCATTTATTACACCTATTTTCTTAGCCAATATGGTAGCAAATTCGCATGGTGCGAACATACCATTTGCTGGAGAATTTAATAATTCGTTTGCAATTTTAGGTGGATCAGGAGCAACATTAGGTTTGTGTATATTTATTGCTTTGCTTGCACGATCCGAGCAACTAAAAGTATTAGGACGCGCTTCAATTGTACCGTCGCTATTTAATATTAATGAACCACTAATATTTGGTTTGCCTATTGTCTATAATCCTTATCTGGCTATTCCATTTTTCTTGGCACCAATGGTTACCGCATCAGTTGCTTACGCGGCAATTAATTTCCACTTTATTCGACCTATTGTTATTCAGGCACCGTGGCCATCACCAGCCGGAATAGGTGCTTTCATCAGTACTGTTGATTGGCGGGCGTCAGTATTAGCCATACTTTGTGTTATCATTGCCTTTCTAATCTACCTGCCTTTCATCAAAATATATGATACAAAATTGTATCATGATGAGCAAGGAATACCTACTAAAAGTTAA